AGGTCTTGAGCTGTGAGTTTCAACGCCTCCGCAGCTTCCTTAGCCTTGGAAGCATCCCTCCAAAGAATAGATGCACATCCTTCCGGAGAAATTACAGAATAGATTGAGTGCTCCAGCGCAAGAACACGATTTCCAACAGCAATTGCGAGAGCGCCACCAGACCCACCTTCACCAATAATTACAACGATAATTGGAACACTTACCTGCAGCATCGTCCGGATACTTTCAGCAATTGCCTGTGCTTGCCCCCTCTCTTCCGCCCCCACACCCGGATAAGCTCCCGGAGTATCAACAAGCGTAACGATGGGCAAACCGAATTTATCAGCGAGTCTCATGACTCTCATCGCTTTCCTATAACCTTCGGGATGAGGCATACCAAAATTTCTGCGTATTTTTTCCTGAGTGGTTTTACCCTTTTCCTGACCGATAAGGATGACCTTAAAGGAATCAATTGTGGCAAACCCAGTTATTATTGATGGATCATCGCCGAAAGCCCTATCACCATGAATTTCCATAAAATCTGAAAAGATCATTTTTATGTAATCAGAGCTGTGAGGGCGGTCCGGATGTCTTGCAATCTGAACTTTTTGATACCTTGAAAGATTTGAATAAATTTTTTCTCTCAGCTTCGTGGCCTTCTCCTCCAGTTCTCTCACTTCACTCCATAGATTTAAATTATCCTTTGCGAGCTTTTTTAGCTCCGCAATTTCTTTTTCAATCTCATAAATAGGCCTTTCAAATTCAAGGTAAAACATCTCATTCAGCCCCCACGGTAAAATTATGAATTGGTGAAAAACCTGATTTTCTGAAAGTAAAATTGTAATAAACAAAGGCATTTTTCAAAAACTTGAACTTAAGACCGATGTTGAATAACCTCAATTCATCACCAAGATAAAGTGCTATTGAAGGGTTTAACAAATCTTTATAACTATACGCAGCCCCTAACCTGTGAACTACACCTTTCGCAATGAAATCGCCAATTCCATTTGAAATTTCTTTGGTGTACAAATAGTTCAAAACAATGTACTGGCGTGGACTAAAGCCAATAACAGCATTAAAAGTGCCGGGAAAGTTATAACCCTCCGAAGAGGAAAGGCCAAAATCTCTAAGAAAAATTTCGTAATATAGGCGCAAACCCCTAATAAGGTGCAGAATACCAATATTCATTGTGAACCCTTCAGCGTATTGGTTGTAATATTCAAACCTCTGATACTGCGGTAAGATGCCAAAATAAAGGTTTCTGTCGAAAGCGATGGAATATCCAAAACCAATCTTATAAGCAAAAGCAGAATAGCGCAGATTTGTCTCGTCATCGGGCACAAATCCACTGTATCTGAAATCCCCGAAATTATAAAACACAAAATTGAAACCTATGCCATTCCAAATCGAAGATAAATCAACAATTTTGCTATACTCATCCCACAACCCACCAGAAACTGCTACTAATTTTTTTATATTTCTAAATTGGGCTGGATTACCATTAAAAAATAAGCCTTCTTTATAGTTTCCTAAAGAAGGACTCACCTTAAAAAAAGAGTACCATGACAACAATGAAAACAAAATAAAAGAAACCATTAATCAGTTCTCCTGCTTAAGCCCGAGGGCGTGGGCAATCTTCAAAAACTCGTCTCTCGTCCTAAATTTGATTATAACCTGACCAGATCCGGAAGAACTTATTTTTAAAGTTACTTTTAAACCGGTATTTACAGAAGTAATTTTCACAGTTTTTTCCTCAATCTTCTTGTGCAAAGGTTTCTTTTCCTTCCGAATATATCTCTCCAGCTCTCTTACGCTCAAACCTTTTTCGACTGTTAAATCAGCAAGCTTAGTTTGTATCGCTTCATCAAGAGAAACCAATAGTTTTGCATGGCCTTCTGTTATCAAACCATTTTTAAGCAACTCTTTGACGTGATCAGAAAGTTTAAGCAATCTCAATTTGTTTGTAACGGTAGCCCGATCTATACCGAGAATTTGTGCCACCTTTTCGTGGGTATAGTTGAACTTACTGATCAATGTTTCAATGCCAGTAGCTTCTTCCAAAGGATTAAGATCCTCTCTGAGCAAATTTTCTACCAGAGCAATTTCTGCAGTTGAAGGTTCATCAACTTCAAGAACTCGAACAGGCACCTTATCAAGACCAGCCTTTTTTGCTGCCAAAAATCTTCTTTCACCAGCCAGAAGCTGATACCTTTCACCATCCTTTTTAACAAGGATCGGTTCGAGAACCCCGTGCTTTTTAATTGACTCAACCAATGGATCCAAGTTCTTTTCTACATCTTCTCTTGGCTGGTAAGGATTTTTGTAAATTTTGTCAATTTCCACCAGCCTGACATTTTCAACAAGCTCAGCATCCGGCAGTAATGCTCCAATTCCTTTACCTAAGGCCTTCCTCATATACTAACTCCTTGGCAAGCTCAATATAATTTAAAGCCCCTAAGGAATCGGGGGCATATTTACAAATAGAAAGGCCAAAGCTTGGCGCTTCAGCAAGCCTAATGCTCCTATAAATCACCGTGTTGAATACCTTCCTTCCAAAATGCCTTCTCACTTCCTCCTCAATCTGTTTTGAAAGGTTAAGCCTTTTGTCATACATAGTCAACAGCAGACCTTCTATTTTAAGCTCCGGATTGTACGAGTTCTTTACGAGCACTATAGTTTTAATTAATTGAGTGAGACCCTCCAGAGCATAATATTCACATTGGACAGGAACCACAACAGAGTGTGCAGCCACAAGGGACATAATCGTTAATGTACCAAGAGAAGGAGGAGTATCTATCAGGATATAATCAAAATCTTTAACAGGTCGTAAGACATTACGCAAGAGAAAATGCCAACCTTCAAGGTCACGAAACTCTACCTCACCACCCACAAGAGACTTATTGGAGGGCACAAGCCAAACATTGTCTTCTTCCGTCTTCTTAATAGCATCGTTTAAGCTGATTTTGTTAATCAATACATCATATATAGTCCTTTCGGCATCACCAAATCTTAGACCACTGGAGGTGTTTGCCTGAGGATCCATATCAACAATCAAAACCCTTTTTCCAAGCTGTCCCAAAGCGGCTCCAAGGTTCGTACAGGTTGTTGTTTTTCCAACACCACCCTTTTGATTTGATATGGCAATAATCTTTGGCTCAGGCATGTTTAAAATTATAACTTATCACCTCAAAAATATCAAAAGGATGTTCCACGTGGAACATTATCATTTCTTTCATTGATTTTGTTGAAAAAAACACACAAATAATTACGACGTTTAGAGTATGGTGAAAAAAATTGGTAAAACTTATCGGCATTCTGGCAGGGTTTAGACGAATAATGAACCAGAATCCCTTTTGGTTTTAAAAGTTGAGGCATTAAAAGTATTAATTCATCAAGACCACAGGACGCCTTGGATATACCAACATCAGCATCAGCGATAATATCATTCCAATCTTGAGAAAAAATTTCCACATCGTTAAAAACCAATTCCTTAGAAACAATAGACAAAAATGAAGCTTTTTTTAAATTACGTTCCACAAAAATTATTTTTACTTCAGGCCTTAGAATCTTTGTTACAATTCCTGCAAAACCAGCTCCAGCGCCCAGATCTATTAAACACTCAAAGGATGGTAAGAACCTGTGCAATATCGCCACATCATACATATTTTTTCTGATACTCAATTGGGGACTTTGTCTTGAAGTCATATGTACAGCCCTGTTGAATTGAATTAAAAGATCGTAATATCTTAAAAAGTTTTTCTTTTTTTCCTCATCAAGAGGAATTGAAACCTTGGTCAATTCACGGAAAAGATCATCTAAATCATTCATTTCTCAACGACCACGCTTTTATACTTTTTAAAAACAAAAGCCCCTGCAGGCATATTTTTGGAACGGAATACAAACTTTGCTGGTGCATACCTAACTTCCCATTTTCCACTTCCTGCATCTGAAAATTTTAAAGCAAGGGTAGCACAAAATCTGATATCATCCTCAGTCACCTCAGTTCCATCACTTACTAAAAGAACATGGGCACCTTTGTAACCAGAAACATGAAAAACAAGGTCATCTCTCTTAGCTAAATTGAAAGTGATTTTATGATTGGACTGGGCAGAACGACCTACAAGCACTTTTTTTCCTGAAGGCGACTTAAATTCTTTAATTCCCTTCAATTCAAAAGATTTAAACATCTTTTTCTCATCGGATTTTGTATAGGAAATAAGGCGTGCTCTCAGGTGACCTATGAGTTTGGACACCTTTGTACCCCTCTTAACCGGTACCTTTATACCGTCAAACAAAATAAAATCATCATCTACAATATCTTCAGGTGAAAAGTTTGACTCCAGATAGGAAATGATCTCATCCAGTTGGGTAGGTGAAAAATCAGACTTAAATTCTCGACCGTAAATCTCATTGAAATAAACATCTAAAGCATAGGTGTATGGAAAATATTCGATACAATAGGCATCCGAAACTGGTTTTTTAATTTCAAAAACTAAACCATCAGGTAATTTACAAACAAATCCACTCCTGATTTCAAATAGCTTCAGATCCTCGGTGATCCATTGTGGTGCCTTCGTTTGATTCTTTTCGGGTAACGTGTATATCACTCCCGGTCTTAAAGATCTCTTATCCTTAACTCTCCTTCCAATATAGATTACTTTGCCATCCTCGTTTATTACAAAAAGATTAGCCAATGAGCCTATGAGTTCAAAAATTATTGCAAATTCACGCTCCCTATTTTTCAACCATATCCCAAAAATGCGATCGTTATTTAAAATCTTAGCTGCTAAAACCTTAGCAGGAAAGAGATCTGTCAAAATTTCAGCTCCACTCGTGAGATTACATGGGATGTGAACCAGTCTATAACCAGGGAAAGAGGAGTAAAACTTAACACAGACTTCCGAATTCTTAAATTTAATAAAAAAACTTCTGTCGTTTTTTAAAAATTTCAAGGCAATATCGTGACGAAAATTGTTAAACTCAAACTCAAAAATTTTCAAATCCTGGAAGGTAAAGTGACGCATTACCTAACTAAGTCAAACTTAACCGAAATAGAACTGAAACTCCTATCACCAAAAGAATAGTCAAGAACAAAAAGTAAAAAATCCTTTCTAAATCTGAGTCCTAAAAGGGGACCCTTCACATCATTTTCAAAAAATTTGCTCTCAAAATTGCCTGTTCTTTGGATAGCCCACTTACACCCATATAGATACTCAAAGTAAAGGTATAAATTTAACAAAACCTCATATTGAGCAGAAAAGACAGCTGAGAGAGAATAAGAATCGCTTTCAGAATCGAAAATGGGCCCTAATGAGAG
The genomic region above belongs to bacterium and contains:
- a CDS encoding ParB/RepB/Spo0J family partition protein, with product MRKALGKGIGALLPDAELVENVRLVEIDKIYKNPYQPREDVEKNLDPLVESIKKHGVLEPILVKKDGERYQLLAGERRFLAAKKAGLDKVPVRVLEVDEPSTAEIALVENLLREDLNPLEEATGIETLISKFNYTHEKVAQILGIDRATVTNKLRLLKLSDHVKELLKNGLITEGHAKLLVSLDEAIQTKLADLTVEKGLSVRELERYIRKEKKPLHKKIEEKTVKITSVNTGLKVTLKISSSGSGQVIIKFRTRDEFLKIAHALGLKQEN
- a CDS encoding acetyl-CoA carboxylase carboxyltransferase subunit alpha, which encodes MNEMFYLEFERPIYEIEKEIAELKKLAKDNLNLWSEVRELEEKATKLREKIYSNLSRYQKVQIARHPDRPHSSDYIKMIFSDFMEIHGDRAFGDDPSIITGFATIDSFKVILIGQEKGKTTQEKIRRNFGMPHPEGYRKAMRVMRLADKFGLPIVTLVDTPGAYPGVGAEERGQAQAIAESIRTMLQVSVPIIVVIIGEGGSGGALAIAVGNRVLALEHSIYSVISPEGCASILWRDASKAKEAAEALKLTAQDLYEFGIVDEIIPEPLGGAHWEPQQTAENLKKSLIENLKRYESFDREQVLKERREKFRKFGVIMGE
- a CDS encoding AAA family ATPase, which encodes MPEPKIIAISNQKGGVGKTTTCTNLGAALGQLGKRVLIVDMDPQANTSSGLRFGDAERTIYDVLINKISLNDAIKKTEEDNVWLVPSNKSLVGGEVEFRDLEGWHFLLRNVLRPVKDFDYILIDTPPSLGTLTIMSLVAAHSVVVPVQCEYYALEGLTQLIKTIVLVKNSYNPELKIEGLLLTMYDKRLNLSKQIEEEVRRHFGRKVFNTVIYRSIRLAEAPSFGLSICKYAPDSLGALNYIELAKELVYEEGLR
- a CDS encoding class I SAM-dependent methyltransferase; protein product: MNDLDDLFRELTKVSIPLDEEKKKNFLRYYDLLIQFNRAVHMTSRQSPQLSIRKNMYDVAILHRFLPSFECLIDLGAGAGFAGIVTKILRPEVKIIFVERNLKKASFLSIVSKELVFNDVEIFSQDWNDIIADADVGISKASCGLDELILLMPQLLKPKGILVHYSSKPCQNADKFYQFFSPYSKRRNYLCVFFNKINERNDNVPRGTSF
- a CDS encoding NFACT RNA binding domain-containing protein, whose translation is MTDLFPAKVLAAKILNNDRIFGIWLKNREREFAIIFELIGSLANLFVINEDGKVIYIGRRVKDKRSLRPGVIYTLPEKNQTKAPQWITEDLKLFEIRSGFVCKLPDGLVFEIKKPVSDAYCIEYFPYTYALDVYFNEIYGREFKSDFSPTQLDEIISYLESNFSPEDIVDDDFILFDGIKVPVKRGTKVSKLIGHLRARLISYTKSDEKKMFKSFELKGIKEFKSPSGKKVLVGRSAQSNHKITFNLAKRDDLVFHVSGYKGAHVLLVSDGTEVTEDDIRFCATLALKFSDAGSGKWEVRYAPAKFVFRSKNMPAGAFVFKKYKSVVVEK